Genomic DNA from Paucilactobacillus hokkaidonensis JCM 18461:
ATAATGGTGAAGATGATAATTCCCATTCCATATCCGCCAAAGGTATGTGCTAACCAAATAATGGCCCGTGAAAAGCTATAAACAATCCCCTTATCCCAGATACCAGTACTTCGACTATTGATTGGCTTATTTGAACAGGCTGCTAAAAACAATGCTAACGACAAAATACTAGCCATTGTTAAATATTTTTTTAAGTGCTTTTTCACTCTTCGTTCCTCACTTTAATGCTCATCTATTAGATGCGCTAACTTCAATGCATGCGTCAAATGCTGCTTTGTTTCGGCCATACTCATCTGATCAGCAGAACGACGAGCAATTACCAAAAAATCACAGTCTGGTTTAAGCTGATCTTTTAATTCTAGTACAGATTGGCGAATCCGCCGTTTAACCCAGTTACGATGAACCGCATTCCCAATTTTTT
This window encodes:
- the rnpA gene encoding ribonuclease P protein component; amino-acid sequence: MRKSYRVKKESEFQQVFETHNSVANRKFIIYTMEKPGQKHFRIGISVGKKIGNAVHRNWVKRRIRQSVLELKDQLKPDCDFLVIARRSADQMSMAETKQHLTHALKLAHLIDEH